TGCCTCTACTCCTTCTGCGCTCGCTCTTCCTTCTCTTCtcttttccttctcttcttccgcttgctcttcctcctcttctgctcGCTCTTCCTTTTTCTCCTATACttgctttttttcttctgctcctaTTCCGCttactcttcttcctccttcactTGTTCTTCCTCCTGCGGCTCCTCTGCTTGCTCTCCCTCCTCCGCTTgctccttctcctcttctgctCACTATTCCTCCTCATCTGCACTCTCTTtcctttatctttttcttcttcctcctgttTATCTTCCAGTAATCTTGGAGTCTGCAATCCAGTCAGTGGGATGAAATCAGGTTGGTCCCTTTGTCTTTACACATTGGCTGTTGTCCTTCCCTCTATCTTACACGTCTATCATATGTACAATAATGTATGTGTCAGCTGCAGTGTATCCCTCCCCCTCTAAGAATATTGTACCATGtctagtcatgtgacctctgctcTGATTCTGTGCTTGTAGCGAGGTCGATGCCGGGTCCAATGGCACGGGATGTGGACAGTTTGGCCTTATTTATGAAAGCTGTTCTCTGTGATGACTTTTTCCAGTTGGACATTACCGTGCCACCAATTCCATTCAATGATGAGGTATGGGGCTCGGCCTACCTTCACTGCCGTCCTTTAGCCAGTAGGTTCCCGATATATGTACTATGCCAGTCATTCCCAGCTCTTGGTTACTATTTATTTAACCTTTCCACTGGGGGCGCTGTTCTATTGAGCAGTCACTATGGCTGCCTCCTGGGGTCTCTGCTGGTCTGTTCCGGTCAGTTCCTGACTTTGTCCTGTGTTTACAGATTTATAACAGCAAGAGGCGTCTGACCATCGGCTTCTATGACACTGATGGATATTTCCTCCCGCACCCGAGCATGAGACGAGCTGTGCAGGAGACCAAAACCCTGCTGGAGGAGGCCGGGCACAAGGTGCTGCTGACATATGCGGGGTCGATGGGATTCTGCTACAGGAGCCTTCTCTGTAGGCCATTATAATAAGTCatatcatcaccatcatcatccagAGAGCAGAAAATGCACGCCGAACTGGGTGGGAAATACTGCCAGCGGAGCCGCAACCTGCTCTGGATTAAAAATATCACAAATGATGATGAGGATCATGCTAATAAGAATGATACCCTGTTTCTCCAAAaagaagacctaccctgaaaataagccttagttacactacacacacacaaaaaaaagaatagaTTTCCTAgctggctcggtccaggtccccccTGCTGCTCTATAGAGGTTCGGCggggttcccgcagtcctcatcCACTCGTACAACATCATTTCCTAGTTACAGgactcataaatcccacctccagaatgcgatggctgtgattggctgaacagcagtGGAAGAAAcggtcacagccatcacattgattcATCCAACGTTGCATTGATTGGTTtcagcagcggtcgaagaaccgaTCAGAAGCGCGTTGGAGTTGtagacagcagcaggagagaccCGGACCAAGCTTGCTGGGTAAGTATAAtaggacatcccctgaaaataagacatagcgtctcttgtggggcaaaaattaatataagacagggttttattttcggggaaacacggtagtaatagtgatgttCACAGTTACTAACCATTCTGCTTCCTGTCCTCTCGCCACAGTTGGTCGCATTTACGCCCCCAAGGATTGAGTACGCTCTGAATGAGCTGGCTATAAGAGGATTTTTTGCTGACGGAGGGAAAACTCTTGCTGATGAATTGTGAGTTGAGAAGCAAAATTCAGAACTTATTAATAACTAACAGACCAGaaagaatcatgggggtgcaggtgcagggacacttgggaaatagtgaccacaatagagTACATTTTTTAGTTGTCATTTAATAGGAAGCCttttcagggagcgacaaaaaaacgaaactttagtaaagcaacatgtgctcagcttagaactactatcggtaacattaattgggacaacatccccaaaaatatcagtacagacgacaaatgggaggagtttaaaaacatcctaatcacctcgtgtgagcagttcattccctttaaaaataaaagaactacaagtagaaggaaaccaatgtggctcggcaagacggtaagagaggcaataaacgaaaaaagaaagcgttcaaactactaaagcaagaaggcagcgaagcagcgctaaaatcgtacagggaaaaaaacaaaatatgcaaagatacgatcaaaactgccaaggaggaggcggaaagacggatcgccaaagagagcaaaaacaacccgaagctattcttcaattatataaatagtaaaaggatttgcactgagagcgctggccctttaacaaataatgcaggagaaatcatagaagacgatggtgggaaggcaaatctattaaatagtttcttctgaagtgtattcacaaacgaaaaggaaatgtcacacgagatgcaggggaacaaaACGGCCCCCtgcaaaatatcacctgcctaaaggcccatttagatgcaacgattatcgctcaaaattcgttggaCGCGTCAAAAGTGAGCAATGGTTTTACTTGTAAAGACGACCGTTTAAACTTAACGATTATCGTTGGAAAATGAAGGAGGCGGCCTATAATTTCAGCCGTTCTATTATCGTCGTGTAGCGTTTACATTTAACGATAATTGGGCGATAGAGGAATGAGGGGAAATATCCCTTTCACACAGAATTTCTAACACCCCCCCCCAGATAGTACtattcctcctccccccccccactgtactGAACTCCCATTACAGATAACACTATTTCTCCTCCTGACAGACATGATCGacctctcatgaacccatgctggtgaggagttatactgttgttgtCCTTGAGGtgttctaggatggcgtctctcagaaacccctccaatACTTTTCTGATCATTGAAgcgagacttaccggcctgtagttaccagactcCCTTTTTgaaccctttttgtatattgggaccacattggcaatgcgccaatccagtggtacaaccccggtctaaatatatagagtccctaaatataagaaatagcgctctgtctatcacatcacttGGTTCCTTTAGGACCCTTGGGTGGATTCCATCTGCGCCCTGTGATTTGtccatttttaatctttttttaaccaGCTCTGTACTTCTTTAgacgcaacgatcatcgctcaaaattcaataAAAGCGTTgaatgtgagcgataatcgttatgtgtgaCTCTTCCCCCCTTCGACcctcctctccccttctcccGACGTTGTATTTGGTGATTCTCTTGTGCTCCGCAGCGCCCCGGACATCGTGGATCCCAACCTGAAGCAGCAATTATTTCTATACAAGGTCCCGAACATCATAAAGAAGATAGCGTCCTTCTTCATGAGGCCACTGGTGAGGTCACTGTTCTGCTCTTCTGTCATGTCttaacatccagagctgcactcactattctgctcttCCGTCATGGGTTAACCTCTAGTCACCTCTAGAGCTGCAGTCACGATTCTGCTCAGACATCATGTCTTGTCCCCCAATGCTACAGTCACTATTTTTCTTTCATCATGTCTCATCCtctagtcacctccagagctgcactcagctATATATGGAGAGTTAACCTGTGTAATATGGTTAaagaggttgggggggggggggggttagaaaaacatggctgttccCTTCCAAacgcagcgccacccttgtctgtgggttgtttctggtattgcagctcagatcccattcacttcaacggcGCTGACCTGCATTACCCCACACAACACTATAGACTagagtggcgctgtgtttggaaggaagcagccatgtttctctaacccccaacaacccctttaagggtgaagtCTAGACAGTGATTGGAGTGTCCCTGGTGTTCTGCCCCACCAGTAGCTGATGGTGTAGAGAATGATCCCCTCCTTGGAGTCTCATTGTGATTTATGTCTCATTGTAGTTTCCACGAATCGCCAGTCACGTGGAGGCACACAGCGGCTGCAGGTAAGAAGCAGCTTTTACCCACAATGCTTTGCAGTGTCCTTATATATATCATTATtgccacctggtgacatctctttaTTTCCCCGCCGCTGCGCTGAATTCCAGAACACTTTagggcctcgtgtccacgggcaatTTTTCACCGTGTACCACGCGTGCGATGCACGGCCGCATgacatgcggtgaatggagtcaaggaAAGCCAATACCTGCGggagaaatagatggcagcatgctctgttcCATCACGTACCACGCAGCGTATGCCCTGTATATTGGTAGAGGCAGCGTATACAACAGGGTGCGAGATATGTGTGTGGGATACgctgttatgcacagtacattcgCAGCCCATAAGCTGCCTCTACtggctctctgccggcagagctgaCATCACAAACACCAGTAAAGTGCCGCGGGACCCCCGTGACCATGAGGCCTCCTTAACTGCCCATATTGTACCAGTCTGGTGCCTCTGATAATAAAGGGGGTGAAAGAATGGGAGGATATAGCAAaggatagaatcatagactggtagagttggaagggacctccggggtcatcgggtccaccggggtcatcgggtcctccggggtcatcgggacctccggggtcatctggtcctccagcgtcatcgggtccaaccccctgctcagtgcaggatcactaaatcgtcccagacagatgtctgtccgcctctgaagacttccattgaaggagaactccccacctcccgaggcaacctgttccactcattgatcccctcactgtctaatatctaatccgtgtctcctccctctcagtttcatcccattgcttctagtctttccttgtgcagatgagaatagggctgatccccctgcactgtgacagcccttcagatatttgtagacagctattaagtctcctctcagcgttctcttctgctaaacaatcccagatcctttacccgttcctcataggacatgatttgcagaccgctcaccatcttggtaactcttctctgaacttgctccagtttgtctatgtctgttataaagtggggtgcccagaactggacccagtattccagatgaggtctgactaaggaagagtagagggggataatgaccccatgtgatctagactctatgcttctcttaatacatcccagaattgtgtttgcctttttggctgctgcatcacattgttggctcatgttcagtctatgatctattagtatacccaagtctttttcacatgtgctgctgcttagcccaattcctcccattctgtatgtgctttcctcatttttcttgcccagatgtaggactttgtatttctgcttgttaaataccactctgttagtcgccgaccactgtgcaagcttttctagatctttttgaatcctctctctcttccctagtgtttgcTATCCCCCGCCAGCCTTCTTCTATCATCATAAAGGGCAGGTTGTGTATATTTGTGGATCATGTGAGGAAACCCTGATTTAATATTTCAGCCATATTTTCCCTGGGAAGTGCTCTAATGGGGAAGATATGGTCGTcatgtttaacccattaaggaccaagcgtgtTAAATGTACGGTACCtagtcccgggcttaaagccctgctgatagtaaaattacggtggggattaaaggccctgcttctgcaataaatcagaagcatgttGAGTTGTCtgttgttagtcacagctgattacccggaggagggagaagtgggttttaaccctttcttcctcttcctttctttagtacatgttgctcaatgagtgctatgtactaaagagtgaaagtggaagtgtttcttccactatgcgagaTGGCAGCCACATGaccgctgggattccctgctacagccgagctacagggtcccagcagaccccgatcagctcttgtcactacaggggatgtgttccctgtaactggggctcctatggatgccccagctacagtgggaaagtttcAAACAAAAAGCATGTGACTGTCCCCCagtggtcttatatgacatcacaggggacagagatggtaaaaaacagaattacataagtaaaacaacaatgtatacataagaaagaaaataaccccaaaccatcgctataagcgccctgtaatccaaaaccatacatattatacactagctgatatacccggccggcctgtgtaatatatatatatatatatacactagctgatatacccggccggcctgtgtaatatatatatatatatacactagctgatatacccggccggcctgtgtaatatatatatatatatacactagctgatatacccggccggcctgtgtaatatatatatatatatacactagctgatatacccggcttcgcccgagttatatgtgtatatatatatatatatatatatatatatatatatactagctgatatacctggcttcacccgagttatttatatatatatatatatatatactagctgatatacccggcttcgcccgagttaatttggtactggtgtttatctggtgttcacacggaaagtcttatgaagtcgcggttactttagagataccagaaaaacatgttcaccattttgcatagttctctgcgttacccaggaaacaccacggggaggcaaccatgcgacgtttcctttatatacaatgacatcaggaagtgagagaattacattccgcacgtaaaatttggacgctagtttttttgcgctagaattgaataatcgagttgggacccattagcttttcctatttatgacacaatcaatgctcgtgccaaatttcacgtttctacgacactaagttggagaattagtggcgagtcagtcagtcagtgagtgagtgagtgagggctttcgtctttataaagatatagatatagatagatcaaACATCTGAAACAGAATGAGGCGCCCGGTTCTGTATGTTAGTTGAGCGtaactttattaataaaaaaaaataactgtaaatgttaaaaaaaatataatttttttgtttgttactagggatgagcgagtatactccctcgagtaatgtgccttagccgagtatctccctgttcgtccctaaagattcgggggccgccgcagctgacaggtgagttgcggcggggagcaggggagagcgggcgggagagagggagagagatctcccctccgttcctccctgctctctcccgcagctccccaccccgcggcggcccccgaatctttagggatgagcggGGTGATACTCgtgtaaggcacattactcgagggagtagtgccttagccagtatactcgctcatccctatttgttacccccaataaaactaaacgacaaaaaaaatttgtgaaaaagaaattttaaaaaaatcgccctaaAAACTGCAGCAACAATCATTTTGGTAGCTGGCGAAAAAAAATAGCAGTAAAACTACCCCATGGGTAAAATCccgaaaaagtgtctggtccttaaggtataaaacagcttggtccttaaggggttaatctgaggACTTTCTCTAACCATTGGTGAGAGGGACAGATGATCGGCTACACACACAGCCAGTTCTGGAGGTGCTGCCGGTCGCCTAGTGAACGGAGCACCAGGTAAACGTACCTGACGCTGGGCTGGGGCCTACAAGCCACACAGAGTCCCCAGTATTAACCTCTCCTTTGATGCGGACACTAGCagttgcagcgtccaaggagggGGCCACAACCacggagacagtggggtagagaaggccttgtcacggggctctaccatctcctcccctagggGTATCTCGGAACCCGAccacattactgctgggggggatcacaggggtagtaaccagggttgtcactcgtgacgccagcgttccgtcctctgtggcggATCTTCCAGATGCAATAAAGTAGTCCCCACACAGAGTAGCTTTCTGAACAAGAGATCCAAACGGTCGGTTCTGCTCATTTACTAGAAATTCTAGAACTCCAGTCCAACAAACCGTCTGGATACAGATACAGCAGGGAGGACCCTCGGGGTGTCCGCTATCTGGGAAGCTCTCTCTACTGGCCAACACTCCCTTTCTCCTCTACTCGCTAGGCAGGCGTGCCGAGGAGCCCTGGGTTGGTGAGGCCCAGGCTGAGCACTAGGCCATCGCTGGCTTGTCCGCTGTGCGGGTGTCAGACTCTCCAGGCTTCTCCGGACTCTAttactcctctctctcctctcttctccacacctgatcacatgaccacaaaggATACACCGGCCAGAACATACCcgacattaaccctctcagtcctgCAGCCATCCACAAGCAAGAGGCTGACAGGAGACAGACATAGACCATTATGGAGGAACCCCATTAACTCTTGGCCACTACAGCGAGAAATACCAGAGGTGTCAAACCTCACTGGCAGGAGCTCATTAACACCCCCTGTCACTGGCAGGAGCTCATTAACACCCCCTGTCACTGGCAGGAGCTCATTAACACCCCCTGTCACTGGCAGGAGCTCATTAACACCCCCTGTCACTGGCAGGAGCTCATTAACACCCCCTGTCACTGGCAGGAGCTCATTAACACCCCCTGTCACTGGCAGGAGTTCATTAACACCCCCTGTCACTGGCAGGAGCTCATTAACACCCCCTGTCACTGGCAGGAGCTCATTAACACCCCCTGTCACTGGCAGGAGCTCATTAACACCCCCTGTCACTGGCAGGAGCTCATTAACACCCCCTGTCACTGGCAGGAGCTCATTAACACCCCCTGTCACTGGCTAACTTTATGACCATCTGGACGCAGGACTTCCTGAGATAAATGGCCATCAGAAATCTCTTAGATGtgagctggggggaggggggaatgaaAACGGGATTCTCTAGTCCAGAGCGATGGCAAGTTGACACTTTACCAAAATCATCATACCacagaaagagttcctccatgtcttctgcttgtccaggccgcctatagtaaatgcctacaatggtgtccattctgttgttctctccttgtattcttacccaaacagttcctacagaactcccagctctgaagcttgaatctctgtggagatgaatgttctcctaacatacaacacaacacctcctccccttttattaggtctgttccttataaatacattgtatccttcaagccttgtaaccaatcatgtgtatcatcccaccaggtTTCCGtggtgccgatgacatcatatttctcttcctgtgttcggagctccaattctccttgtttgtttcccatgctctggcatttgtgtaggaacatgttagtttgtgatcggggtctcttgctcctctacttgccctCTGAATGTTTTGTCTCTGTTcttcctttccacttctaataacgaGGGTCTCAGATGTATTCATTATCTGGATATTATAGTGTAGCGCTCTCCTGACGAGTCAAGCATACGGCCTCCTTCACACGCCGTGAGAATATTGCAGTTGTGTTCTgcgtgatattgctgtgttttttgtgGCGATATTGCgcctttgtagcgctcttttggaaggatttttgtgtgtgtgtgtgtgggggggggggggggggggttgggagaggggcttgaaatataggcgctagccatcgcattgaatagctgtgattggtttataaagcgctgcactgattggctaagccacggcactcaagaaccaatcagaaccagtgctttctggaggcaggatttttgaacccctgatctggaagcgctggctgaagtgCCGGAGCTGCGGAGGAGCGGACAGCGGCGGTCAGGTCATGTATTGTTtgttttaatgcagccaggggtTGTTTTAGGGGAAACCGTGGGACTTCctgctgtaaaagttgcatcgcaggaaaaccatgattttgtgcaatgcaacagaaaggaggcttcgtagggaaacatgggctacaaaacatcgcaaattgtgCCAATGTTCAGCATGCCGCAATTAATTTTCTTGCAATGTTGCAGCCTATAATACATGGCTAATGTGATGGAACCCGTCGAAAGCATCGGCTGCACATACATGCGATTGGTAGCGGCCCAAACAGAGGACACAGCAGAGGTTATCACAGGAGACGGATATTACAAGGAGACCTCCTGGGGGTGGGGCTATAGCAGGGAGACCTCCTGGGTCTGAGCCCCAGGGGCAGGGCTATGAGGAAGACCTCCTGGGTCTGAGTCCTGAGGGCGGGGCTATGACGGAGACCTCCTGGGTCTGAGCCCCAGGGGCAGGGCTATGAGGAAGACCTCCTGGGTCTGAGCCCCGGGGGCGGGGCTATGAGGGAGACCTCCTGGGTCTGAACCCCGGGGGCGGGTCTATGAGAGGGAGACCTCCTGGGTCTGAGCCCCGGGGGCGGGGCTATGAGGGAGACCTCCTGGGTCTGAACCCCAGGGGCAGGTCTATAAGAGGGAGACCTCCTGGGTCTGAACcccaggggcggagctatgagggagACCTCCTGGGTCTGCGcccagggggcggggctatgaGGGAGACCTCCTGGGTCTGAACCCCAGGGGCAGGTCTATGAGAGGGAGACCTCCTGGGTCTGAACCCCAGGGGCGGGGCTATGAGGGAGACCTCCTGGGTCTGAACCCCAGGGGCGGGTCTATGAGAGGGAGACCTCCTGGGTCTGAACCCCAGGGGTTGGGCTATGAGGGAGACCTCCTGGGTCTGAGCCCCGGGGTCGGGTCTATGAGAGGGAGACCTCCTGGGTCTGAACCCCGGGGGCGGGGCTATGATGGAGACCTCCTGGGTCTGAGCCCTGGGGGCGGGTCTATGAGAGGGAGACCTCCTTGGTCTGAACCCTGGGGGCGGGGCTATGACAGAGACCTCCTGGGTCTGAGTCCTGAGGGCGGGGCTATGATGGAGACCTCCTGGGTCTGGGCCCCGGGGGCGGGGCTATGACGGAGACCTCCTGGGTCTGATTCCTGAGGGTGGGGCTATGATGGAGACCTCCTGGGTCTGACCCCCGGGGGCGGGGCTATGACGGAAACCTCCTGGGTCTGAGTCCTGAGGGCGGGGCTttaagagggcgctgcacacacAGGATGCCGCACTAATCTCCCAGCAACGTCTTGTTCTTCTTGTTTCAGCTCCGTGAACGATCTGTGGAAACATTACACGTCAATTCAGGTAAAATGTTGCGATACGCTGCGGGGGAGGGGCCACACGGCTGCATGGCAGGATAATGAGGCAGACATGGAGCATTGCGCCATTCTATAGGGGGCAGCATCTCTGGGTGCTTTACACTGGGCATGGTTCCATCATGGCGTCTTCGTGCGTTGCGGTGTCTGTGGGGATATTAATGGTGGAATGTTCTGCTGCAGGAATATCGCAATGAATACGTGAAGCAATGGCGGACGCTCGGAATGGACGCGCTGCTCTGCCCAATGCTCAGCCCCGCCTTCAACATTGGGCACCCTGGGAAACTCTTTGGTAAATCTGCACCGTTGGCCCTTGTTGTACATGTGGGAGGAGCCACCATGAATGGCGCAGAGCGGCCGCGCCTGACATTCTCACCACGGTTTCTTGTCTTCCAGCCGGCTTCAGTTTCACCATGCTCTTCAACGTCCTGAACTTCGCGGTGGGCGTCCTGCCGGTGACCACCGTGACGccggaggacgaggaggagcTGAAGCATTATAAGGGCTACTACAACGACCCGTGGGACAAGGAGTTCATCAAGGTTGGTGCATCTGCGGCGGCCATGCTGGATGTGATGTTGTGGGCGGAGCTTCCTGACGCTTGTCTGTTGCAGGGCATAGAAGGCGGGGTCGGGCTGCCAGTCGCCGTGCAGTGTGTGGCGCTCCAGTGGCAGGAAGAACAGTGTCTGCGCCTCATGAAGGAAGTGGAGACCGTGACCCGCGGCCGCGACCACAAGTGAGGAGCGAATGGCCCAGAGCGAGAGGCGGTCGCTGGACCCCTCCCCCAGCAACGGACCCCCAACAGCCCCCCATCCCCCCCGTGGTGTCTCCCGCTCTGGGCGCCTCTTTAAACGCTGCTCACATCGCGCTTCGTGGTTTCGCTAGTAAATCTCCTGCTGCATCTGATGTCCCCCAATAACTCCTACTTCTGGGGGTCCCGCAGATACAATGAAATAAAAGGTATCATGTAGACCACCAGAACGTGTCCACGTGGGCTCCTTCTACCCTGTCCGGGGGAGAAACAGGGCGGTTGTTAAAGGGTTAACTCAGGGAATGGAAAATGAAGAGCCCCGCCGGCGCCTCCTGTGTTTTGTGGTGATCACAGGGATCAGCGAGGGGGAAACGGTCCCACCTGTtgctgctgcagcctggaatGTGTCTGGGGGGACGCCAAGTGCTGCGGGGTGAGGGGTGCCAACGGGGTGTGAGACTGAGGGGTGCCGAGCCCtgctggtgggggtggggggagtggcGGGTGCCAAAGGGGTGTGTGACTGGACAGGCGCCAAGTGCTGCGGGGTGAGGGGTGCCAACGGGGTGTGTGACTGGACAGGCGCCGAGCACTGCTGGCGGGGGGGATCATAGTACAGAACTGGCAGTGCTCCCAATAGGGGCTCACTGGAGGGTGTACGATGCCGCCCCACCATACAGCCATAAGAAATATGCAGCTTTATTCAGTTCATTACATGGTGTCTcatcctccagtcacccccagagctgcagttACTGTTCTGCTATAACATTCTGTTTTACCtccagtcacctgcagagctgcagtcactgttctGCTGTTACATTGTGTCTCATactccagtcacccccagagctgcagtcactgttctGCTATAACATTCTGttttatcctccagtcacctgcagagctgcagtCATTGTTATGTTATTACATGTTATGTCATCCTTCAGTCATCTTGAGAGCTGCAGTCAGTGATCTGCTATTACATTGTGTCTCGTCCTCCAgccacctccagagctgcagtcactgttctGCTATTACATTGTGTCTTGTCCTCTAGTCATCTCCAGAGCTGCAGACATTGTTTTGCTATTACATGTTATGTCATCCTCCAGTCACCTTgagagctgcagtcactgttttaaaaattcctggagaacaggagaagtcccagaagattggaaaagggcaaatgttgtccctatcttcaaaacaggaagaaggtggatcccggaaactacaggcctgtgagcctgacttctataccgggaaagatctctgaacagattattaaacagcatgtatgcaagtacttggatgagaatggagtaattaaccagagccagcatgggtttgtaacaaacaagtcatgccagactaatctaatgtccttctatgacagaatcaccgactgggttgatcagggaaatgtggtggatataatatatcttgacctcagtaaa
Above is a window of Eleutherodactylus coqui strain aEleCoq1 chromosome 3, aEleCoq1.hap1, whole genome shotgun sequence DNA encoding:
- the LOC136622054 gene encoding vitamin D3 hydroxylase-associated protein-like isoform X4, producing the protein MISTAQRSPSIKHEDVDSSRILSLQLMELVEQMKKGSLSPETVLHVYMDKALEVTKEINCVIDFLAECETQVQELKKQEDKGLLYGLPISLKDNIGYKGHNSNCGLVHFLGVVEAEDSALVQVLKKQGAIPFVKTNIPQSLINFDCSNSIYGQTLNPHNHKKTPGGSSGGDGALIAGGGALLAVGTDVLGSIRVPSSFCGICGLRPSGDRLSNLGVCNPVSGMKSARSMPGPMARDVDSLALFMKAVLCDDFFQLDITVPPIPFNDEIYNSKRRLTIGFYDTDGYFLPHPSMRRAVQETKTLLEEAGHKLVAFTPPRIEYALNELAIRGFFADGGKTLADEFAPDIVDPNLKQQLFLYKVPNIIKKIASFFMRPLFPRIASHVEAHSGCSSVNDLWKHYTSIQEYRNEYVKQWRTLGMDALLCPMLSPAFNIGHPGKLFAGFSFTMLFNVLNFAVGVLPVTTVTPEDEEELKHYKGYYNDPWDKEFIKGIEGGVGLPVAVQCVALQWQEEQCLRLMKEVETVTRGRDHK
- the LOC136622054 gene encoding vitamin D3 hydroxylase-associated protein-like isoform X5, which gives rise to MGCCRQKHEDVDSSRILSLQLMELVEQMKKGSLSPETVLHVYMDKALEVTKEINCVIDFLAECETQVQELKKQEDKGLLYGLPISLKDNIGYKGHNSNCGLVHFLGVVEAEDSALVQVLKKQGAIPFVKTNIPQSLINFDCSNSIYGQTLNPHNHKKTPGGSSGGDGALIAGGGALLAVGTDVLGSIRVPSSFCGICGLRPSGDRLSNLGVCNPVSGMKSARSMPGPMARDVDSLALFMKAVLCDDFFQLDITVPPIPFNDEIYNSKRRLTIGFYDTDGYFLPHPSMRRAVQETKTLLEEAGHKLVAFTPPRIEYALNELAIRGFFADGGKTLADEFAPDIVDPNLKQQLFLYKVPNIIKKIASFFMRPLFPRIASHVEAHSGCSSVNDLWKHYTSIQEYRNEYVKQWRTLGMDALLCPMLSPAFNIGHPGKLFAGFSFTMLFNVLNFAVGVLPVTTVTPEDEEELKHYKGYYNDPWDKEFIKGIEGGVGLPVAVQCVALQWQEEQCLRLMKEVETVTRGRDHK
- the LOC136622054 gene encoding vitamin D3 hydroxylase-associated protein-like isoform X3, yielding MADFMLGCLSCDPRVARILATTDYWVYTLLDPRYKENLPTLIPEEERGSRVLLYHRTLADKLMHEDVDSSRILSLQLMELVEQMKKGSLSPETVLHVYMDKALEVTKEINCVIDFLAECETQVQELKKQEDKGLLYGLPISLKDNIGYKGHNSNCGLVHFLGVVEAEDSALVQVLKKQGAIPFVKTNIPQSLINFDCSNSIYGQTLNPHNHKKTPGGSSGGDGALIAGGGALLAVGTDVLGSIRVPSSFCGICGLRPSGDRLSNLGVCNPVSGMKSARSMPGPMARDVDSLALFMKAVLCDDFFQLDITVPPIPFNDEIYNSKRRLTIGFYDTDGYFLPHPSMRRAVQETKTLLEEAGHKLVAFTPPRIEYALNELAIRGFFADGGKTLADEFAPDIVDPNLKQQLFLYKVPNIIKKIASFFMRPLFPRIASHVEAHSGCSSVNDLWKHYTSIQEYRNEYVKQWRTLGMDALLCPMLSPAFNIGHPGKLFAGFSFTMLFNVLNFAVGVLPVTTVTPEDEEELKHYKGYYNDPWDKEFIKGIEGGVGLPVAVQCVALQWQEEQCLRLMKEVETVTRGRDHK
- the LOC136622054 gene encoding vitamin D3 hydroxylase-associated protein-like isoform X6 — protein: MANFSQHEDVDSSRILSLQLMELVEQMKKGSLSPETVLHVYMDKALEVTKEINCVIDFLAECETQVQELKKQEDKGLLYGLPISLKDNIGYKGHNSNCGLVHFLGVVEAEDSALVQVLKKQGAIPFVKTNIPQSLINFDCSNSIYGQTLNPHNHKKTPGGSSGGDGALIAGGGALLAVGTDVLGSIRVPSSFCGICGLRPSGDRLSNLGVCNPVSGMKSARSMPGPMARDVDSLALFMKAVLCDDFFQLDITVPPIPFNDEIYNSKRRLTIGFYDTDGYFLPHPSMRRAVQETKTLLEEAGHKLVAFTPPRIEYALNELAIRGFFADGGKTLADEFAPDIVDPNLKQQLFLYKVPNIIKKIASFFMRPLFPRIASHVEAHSGCSSVNDLWKHYTSIQEYRNEYVKQWRTLGMDALLCPMLSPAFNIGHPGKLFAGFSFTMLFNVLNFAVGVLPVTTVTPEDEEELKHYKGYYNDPWDKEFIKGIEGGVGLPVAVQCVALQWQEEQCLRLMKEVETVTRGRDHK